Proteins from a genomic interval of Streptomyces sp. NBC_01445:
- a CDS encoding Lsr2 family DNA-binding protein, which produces MVPFDGSLTVFLVAVLSGRLHVPLFPDSVLLEGATFTPSPPVGPGQSPTRITTRASRAMDSNTIRAWARDHGYDVPVRGRIPAAIITAWREADST; this is translated from the coding sequence GTGGTTCCCTTCGACGGCTCGCTCACGGTCTTCCTCGTCGCCGTGCTCAGCGGCCGGCTGCACGTCCCGCTCTTTCCGGACAGCGTGCTCTTGGAAGGCGCTACGTTCACCCCCTCACCGCCAGTTGGACCGGGCCAGAGTCCCACCCGCATCACCACACGCGCCAGCAGGGCGATGGACTCCAACACCATCCGTGCCTGGGCTCGTGACCACGGTTACGACGTACCCGTACGCGGGCGCATTCCAGCCGCGATCATCACAGCATGGCGGGAAGCCGACAGCACCTGA
- a CDS encoding VOC family protein gives MSTIQPVIVTADQDVLLGFYTKLFGAEETFRVPAEGPAFYLGLRIGDSDLGLVAKADPGAGAASRILLSIGVDDVDETLGRVEALGGSVRSGPNDMPWGQRVAHIQDPDGNPVNLTQPIPAR, from the coding sequence ATGTCCACCATCCAGCCAGTGATCGTGACTGCCGACCAGGACGTTCTGCTCGGCTTCTATACGAAATTGTTCGGCGCTGAGGAGACCTTCCGGGTACCGGCGGAAGGCCCGGCCTTCTACCTCGGCTTGCGCATCGGCGACAGCGACCTCGGGCTGGTGGCCAAGGCGGACCCGGGGGCCGGGGCGGCGTCGCGGATCCTGCTCAGCATCGGTGTCGACGACGTCGACGAGACGCTCGGTCGAGTGGAGGCGTTGGGCGGCTCGGTCCGCAGCGGCCCCAACGACATGCCGTGGGGACAGCGCGTCGCCCACATCCAGGACCCCGACGGCAACCCGGTGAACCTCACTCAGCCGATCCCGGCCCGGTGA
- a CDS encoding NADP-dependent oxidoreductase, with amino-acid sequence MKAVRFHEYGGVDVLRVEEVERPVPGPGQVLVEVRAAGIQPGEAHIRTGALHERWPATFPSGQGSDLAGVVVEVGPHVRGFAVGDEVLGFTHRRASHAEFVVVDDVNVVSRPNGLSWDVAGSLYVAGTTAYATVFAVDPEPADTVVVSGAAGGVGSLAVQLAWRSGATVIGLASERNHAWLRDRGVVPVAYGEGVADRIRQASGGNVDAFIDTFGDGYVELAVELGVRPERINTISNWQAAAKVGAGTYGEGAAACAVVLGELARLAARGKLQVPIAHAYPLERVRDAFRELERQHTHGKIVLRP; translated from the coding sequence ATGAAGGCGGTGCGGTTCCACGAGTACGGCGGGGTCGATGTGCTGCGGGTGGAGGAGGTGGAACGGCCGGTACCCGGGCCCGGGCAGGTGCTGGTCGAGGTCCGCGCGGCCGGGATCCAGCCGGGCGAGGCGCATATCCGCACGGGCGCGCTGCACGAACGCTGGCCGGCGACGTTCCCCTCTGGGCAGGGCAGCGATCTGGCCGGCGTCGTGGTGGAAGTCGGTCCGCACGTGCGCGGCTTCGCCGTGGGCGATGAGGTGTTGGGCTTCACCCATCGCAGGGCGAGCCATGCGGAGTTCGTCGTGGTCGACGACGTGAATGTGGTCTCCCGTCCCAATGGGCTGTCCTGGGACGTGGCAGGGTCGTTGTACGTGGCCGGCACGACTGCATACGCCACGGTGTTTGCGGTGGACCCCGAACCTGCCGACACGGTCGTCGTGTCCGGTGCGGCGGGCGGCGTCGGGTCTCTTGCCGTGCAACTCGCGTGGCGGAGTGGCGCCACGGTGATCGGCCTGGCGAGCGAGCGGAACCACGCCTGGCTGAGGGATCGTGGAGTTGTCCCGGTCGCGTACGGGGAGGGCGTGGCGGACCGGATCCGGCAGGCTTCCGGCGGGAACGTCGACGCGTTCATCGACACGTTCGGCGACGGCTACGTGGAACTGGCAGTGGAGTTGGGCGTGCGGCCCGAACGGATCAACACGATCAGCAATTGGCAGGCCGCGGCCAAGGTCGGAGCAGGGACCTACGGAGAAGGTGCGGCGGCGTGCGCGGTCGTGCTCGGTGAACTGGCCCGGCTTGCTGCGCGGGGGAAGCTGCAAGTTCCGATCGCCCACGCCTACCCGCTCGAGCGGGTGCGAGACGCGTTCCGCGAGCTGGAACGGCAGCACACCCACGGCAAGATCGTTCTCCGGCCGTAG
- a CDS encoding GNAT family N-acetyltransferase, with amino-acid sequence MSTYETMSFHLETERLILRPWAESDAAELCALISERGKGAPTVEHTRTSIAELLTATATTGIALLPIQRRAEGDFIGYCGLITGRSTLEEPEIAYELFQRAHGRGYATEAAGAVLDAAVATGRKRLWATVGAWNAPSFRVLEKLGFERDHVSTDDSGEVVWLTRTLP; translated from the coding sequence ATGTCTACGTACGAGACGATGTCGTTCCACCTTGAGACCGAGCGGCTGATACTGCGGCCGTGGGCCGAGTCGGACGCCGCTGAGCTCTGCGCCCTCATCTCCGAACGCGGCAAGGGGGCGCCCACGGTTGAGCACACCCGGACGTCCATCGCGGAGCTGCTCACCGCGACGGCGACAACGGGGATCGCCCTGCTGCCCATCCAGCGCCGGGCCGAAGGCGACTTCATCGGCTATTGCGGATTGATCACCGGCCGCTCCACCCTGGAAGAGCCTGAAATCGCGTATGAGTTGTTCCAGCGCGCACATGGGCGTGGCTACGCCACCGAGGCGGCCGGCGCGGTGCTCGATGCCGCTGTTGCGACCGGGCGGAAACGGCTCTGGGCGACCGTCGGCGCGTGGAACGCACCGTCGTTCCGCGTCCTTGAGAAACTCGGGTTCGAGCGGGATCACGTTTCCACGGACGACAGCGGTGAAGTTGTATGGCTCACACGCACGCTGCCGTGA